AACCGCCAAGAAGATCATATCGGATTGATCAATGATCGCCTGATTGTCGTCTTCGACCCGCACCCGATCAAAGTCGGCGGCGAGCTTTGCCGAGATATGTCCGCTTCGGCGCGAGACGATGATTTCATCTACTGCGTAATCAGATGTCAAAAGACCACGAATGACCGCATCGCTGATGGCGCCGGTTCCGATAAAGCCAAGTTTCATTGAAAATCCTCTGTTGCGAAGGCCTCTGAGAGGTCTGGCTCAGGAAGCGGCCCATCCTTGCCGTCATAGGCGGCAATCACGCGAAATTCCGGACCATCCGCCGTTGCGTGGCTTTCATACAAACAGAAACGATCAACGGTGAACACCCGTGATGACACATCGCCATGATCGACAATCGCCTGTTCGACGACGGCACGCGCAGCGTCACGGTTACGCCCCAACGTAATATGCGGGGTGAATTTGCGCATATCCATATCCGGGCATTCTTCCAGCGCCAGAAGCGCATTTTCCACCCGATTGGCAAGTGTACGCAGAGCCGGTTCATCCTTTACCCCGGCCCAGAAAATGCGAACCTTGCGGTTTGAGGCAAACATATCAAGGCCCGATACCTGCAGATCAAAGGGCTCGAACGCCACTTGTGACAAGGCCTGATCAATCTCACCCGCCAGACCCGGATCGACATTGCCGATGAATTTCAGGGTGATGTGCATGTTTTCCGGGGTCTGGGCATCAAGCCCCTTGATCGCACGCCCCAGCGGATAAAGGTCGGTCGCAATATCGTGGGGAATTTCCACACCAACAAACAAACGCATGTCTTCGATCCAATTCTGATGCGGTAATTAGCCGGTCGAACGTTCAGGCAGCGGCAAGGCGTCATCTTCGCCATCAATCTGCGGGAACTTTCCCGCCGCCCAATCGGATTTGGCCGCCTCGATCCGTTCCTTTGTGCTGGCGACAAAGTTCCACCAGATATAGCGCCGGCCAACCGGCAGGCCGCCCAGCAGCATCACCCGGCAACCAGTTTTGGCAACGATATCGGGGATTTCTTCGGGTGCGACATAGATAAAGCTTTCAGGCTTATAGCTTTCGCCGTCAATCAGTAGCGTACCGGACACAACATAAATCGCCCCTTCCTGATTTTCGCCGGGCAGAAGAAGCTGCGCGCCTTCGTCCATTTCGACATCAAGGTAATAAAGCTTGGATTTGACCGGCACGGGGGCGGTTTTGCCAAAGGCCTCACCGGCGATCAGGCGCATGTGAAGCCCGGCATCCTCGATCACGGGCAGGTCATTTTTGGCAACGTGATAAAAGGCGGGATCTGATTCCTCTGCCTCGTCTGGCAGCGCGACCCATAGCTGCAGGCCATCGAGTTCATGAACGGAATTGCGGACCGCATCGGTTTCGCGTTCGGAATGGGTAATGCCGCGCCCGGCACTCATCCAGTTGAGATCGCCCGGTGTGATTTCAAGATCACTGCCCAGACTGTCACGATGGAGGATCGCACCCTTGAACAGATAGGTCACGGTCGCGAGACACGTATGAGGATGCGGCGGCACATCGATGCCCTGACCGGGTTGGAATTCGACCGGCCCCATATGATCGAAAAACACGAACGGACCGACGGAACGCACATCGCGATGGGGTAAAACGCGACGCACGGAGATACCCCCCAGATCGGATTCCTTGCCAAAGATCAGCTTAACCATATGTCGCCTCCGTTCTGGTGGTGGGAAAAGCGGCGGGATAAACCGCCGCCTTTCAAAAGTCTCTGGTCAAATTCTGCGAGCAAAATCTGACCATCCTGTGACCTTACGGGCAGGGATAGGTATAGACCTGATGGATGTTTTCGATTTCTTCGAGAACGCTGTCCGACAGGGTGATGTTGGCCGAACCGATATTGGATTTCAGCTGTTCCATGCTGGTCGCGCCAATGATGTTGGACGTCAGGAACGGGCGCGAATTGACATAGGCCAGCGCCATCTGGGCCGGATCAAGACCATTGTCCTTGGCAAGTTTGACGTAGGCTTCGGTTGCCTTGACGCCATTTTCGGTCAGATAGCGGCCAAAATACTGCGGCCATTTGGTCACGCGGGTGCCATCCGGGCGCGCACCGCCAAGATATTTGCCCGACAGCGCCCCGCCGCCCAGCGGCGAATAGGCCAGAAGACCGGCATCTTCACGGATCGAACATTCGGCCAGACCGACTTCATATTGCCTGGTCAGAAGGCTATAGGGGTTCTGAACCGAGACAACGCGCGGCCAGCCATTCTTTTCGGCCAGCTCAAGGAACTTCATCAGGCCCCACGGGCTTTCATTCGAAAGGCCGATATGGCGGACCTTGCCGGCCTTGACCAGCTCATCAAGCGCTTCGAGGCTTTCCTCGATCGGGGTGAATTCCTCGTCCGGCTCGTGGGTGTAGCCGAGCTTGGAGAAGAAGTTGGAATTCCGATCCGGCCAATGGAGCTGATAAAGATCGACATAATCGGTTTTAAGGCGGCCAAGTGAAGCGTCAATCGCCTCAAAGATCTGCCCGCGGGTCAAACGCGGCCCGCCACGCACATACGGGAAACGATCCGCCGGGCCGACAATCTTGGTGGCGATCACCAGATCATCGCGCTTTCCGCGTTTTTCAAGCCAGTTGCCGATGATGGTTTCGGTCGCGGTAAAGGTCTCTTCC
Above is a window of Thalassospira sp. ER-Se-21-Dark DNA encoding:
- the thpR gene encoding RNA 2',3'-cyclic phosphodiesterase — translated: MRLFVGVEIPHDIATDLYPLGRAIKGLDAQTPENMHITLKFIGNVDPGLAGEIDQALSQVAFEPFDLQVSGLDMFASNRKVRIFWAGVKDEPALRTLANRVENALLALEECPDMDMRKFTPHITLGRNRDAARAVVEQAIVDHGDVSSRVFTVDRFCLYESHATADGPEFRVIAAYDGKDGPLPEPDLSEAFATEDFQ
- a CDS encoding pirin family protein, whose product is MVKLIFGKESDLGGISVRRVLPHRDVRSVGPFVFFDHMGPVEFQPGQGIDVPPHPHTCLATVTYLFKGAILHRDSLGSDLEITPGDLNWMSAGRGITHSERETDAVRNSVHELDGLQLWVALPDEAEESDPAFYHVAKNDLPVIEDAGLHMRLIAGEAFGKTAPVPVKSKLYYLDVEMDEGAQLLLPGENQEGAIYVVSGTLLIDGESYKPESFIYVAPEEIPDIVAKTGCRVMLLGGLPVGRRYIWWNFVASTKERIEAAKSDWAAGKFPQIDGEDDALPLPERSTG
- a CDS encoding NADP(H)-dependent aldo-keto reductase; this encodes MEYRRLGRTDIDVSVICLGTMTWGQQNTQEEAFEQLDYATANEVNFIDTAEMYPVPAMEETFTATETIIGNWLEKRGKRDDLVIATKIVGPADRFPYVRGGPRLTRGQIFEAIDASLGRLKTDYVDLYQLHWPDRNSNFFSKLGYTHEPDEEFTPIEESLEALDELVKAGKVRHIGLSNESPWGLMKFLELAEKNGWPRVVSVQNPYSLLTRQYEVGLAECSIREDAGLLAYSPLGGGALSGKYLGGARPDGTRVTKWPQYFGRYLTENGVKATEAYVKLAKDNGLDPAQMALAYVNSRPFLTSNIIGATSMEQLKSNIGSANITLSDSVLEEIENIHQVYTYPCP